One window of the Dehalococcoidia bacterium genome contains the following:
- a CDS encoding MFS transporter, producing MQGRLEWYSVFIVNIPMSIICFTAGYFYISESRDLHAPRLDPTGAALSIAALFSVVYGIIKAGEESWTHSSVIIWLSIGVILLTGFVLWERRSSHPMFPITFFKNMSFTAPVVAMTLAAFSIYGINWFFSQYFQSVQGHSALAAAIRLLPVAVIIMIASMLAPRLARGVGLKLPISLGLFICGVGFIYLSFVDSDSSYAVIVGGLLLAGGGYGLAWSPSTDSVMGSVPESRAGVGSATDQTTQQIGGVLGIAVLGAVLNDIYRDRVENIGASLTLSKENYEAIESSIQSAHIAARDFPQDTAQLVIRETGEAFTAGMTEAMFIAGVVLVVASLVMLFILPNRIRPSKE from the coding sequence TTGCAGGGACGCCTTGAATGGTATTCCGTGTTTATCGTCAACATTCCGATGAGCATTATTTGCTTCACCGCGGGATATTTTTATATCAGTGAATCCAGAGATTTACATGCGCCAAGACTTGATCCAACCGGTGCGGCCTTGTCCATCGCGGCCTTGTTTTCAGTGGTCTACGGCATCATCAAGGCCGGTGAGGAAAGTTGGACTCATAGCTCGGTGATAATCTGGCTCAGTATTGGAGTGATCTTGCTGACGGGTTTTGTTTTATGGGAAAGGCGTTCATCTCATCCCATGTTTCCCATAACATTCTTCAAGAACATGTCTTTCACCGCACCCGTTGTCGCCATGACATTGGCAGCTTTCAGTATATACGGGATAAATTGGTTTTTCAGCCAGTATTTTCAATCTGTGCAGGGACACAGTGCTCTTGCAGCGGCTATACGTCTTCTGCCGGTAGCTGTCATTATTATGATAGCATCAATGCTGGCACCTCGGCTGGCTCGTGGCGTCGGCCTCAAACTGCCGATCTCTCTGGGCCTCTTTATCTGTGGGGTTGGATTCATTTATTTATCCTTTGTTGACAGCGACAGTTCTTATGCAGTGATTGTAGGTGGATTGCTTCTAGCTGGGGGAGGATATGGCTTAGCGTGGAGCCCATCCACTGATTCTGTTATGGGATCGGTGCCGGAGAGCCGGGCAGGGGTAGGCTCAGCAACGGATCAGACCACACAGCAGATAGGTGGCGTTCTCGGTATAGCGGTTCTTGGTGCGGTACTCAATGACATATACCGAGACAGGGTGGAGAATATTGGAGCCTCCTTGACGTTATCCAAAGAGAATTATGAAGCAATTGAGAGTAGCATCCAAAGTGCTCACATAGCTGCCAGGGACTTCCCACAGGACACAGCGCAACTTGTTATCAGGGAAACTGGTGAGGCCTTTACGGCTGGCATGACGGAAGCTATGTTCATCGCAGGAGTGGTGCTGGTTGTAGCCTCGTTGGTGATGCTGTTTATCTTGCCAAATCGCATACGGCCTTCCAAAGAATAA